A region of Fimbriimonadaceae bacterium DNA encodes the following proteins:
- the lytR gene encoding Transcriptional regulator LytR, which produces MADSGKPMWIKIFGWTGYGLLCGAFGLAGTAMGFLGKSPFLSEMGKQYFAGTRPQEVFNDRGHINILILGCDEDRTKGGKRITNPNARSDMMMVAKVDFDHKRISGISIPRDLEVSLPGHGRSKINASHAFGGKLLAKQAAEEVLDITIDKVVVLNFKAFQEMVDLVGGIDVFVKRNLTYHDRAGDLSIEIKSGRQHLDGHDAMGYVRYRHRDSDFARQDRQKEFMLAFKEAVKKDPTVISAVAEKAVEMMGNEINDQEMAALALFAQRVGNDNIKMGMVPTFEQRYSSNLLLDPVGLQKELVKLHFRRAPGKLSADRS; this is translated from the coding sequence ATGGCTGACAGCGGCAAACCCATGTGGATAAAGATCTTTGGCTGGACCGGTTACGGCCTGCTTTGTGGTGCATTTGGCTTGGCGGGAACCGCCATGGGATTCCTCGGCAAAAGCCCGTTCCTCTCGGAAATGGGCAAGCAGTATTTTGCGGGGACGCGGCCCCAGGAGGTCTTCAACGACCGGGGACATATCAACATCCTCATCTTGGGTTGCGACGAAGATCGGACCAAGGGGGGCAAGCGCATCACCAACCCGAATGCCCGAAGCGACATGATGATGGTTGCCAAGGTCGATTTCGACCACAAACGAATCTCAGGCATCTCGATTCCGCGCGACCTTGAGGTATCCCTCCCCGGCCACGGCCGGAGCAAGATCAACGCGTCGCATGCTTTCGGAGGCAAGTTGCTAGCCAAGCAGGCAGCGGAAGAGGTTCTCGACATCACTATCGACAAGGTCGTCGTGCTGAACTTCAAGGCCTTCCAGGAGATGGTCGATTTGGTCGGCGGCATTGACGTCTTTGTCAAACGGAACCTGACCTATCACGATCGAGCGGGCGATCTTTCCATCGAGATAAAGTCCGGTCGCCAGCACCTTGACGGTCACGATGCGATGGGTTACGTCCGTTACCGCCACCGCGACAGCGATTTCGCCCGCCAAGATCGCCAGAAGGAGTTCATGCTCGCCTTTAAGGAAGCGGTCAAGAAGGATCCCACCGTCATATCTGCTGTCGCCGAGAAGGCGGTCGAGATGATGGGGAACGAGATCAACGACCAAGAGATGGCAGCACTCGCACTGTTCGCCCAGAGGGTCGGCAACGACAATATCAAGATGGGGATGGTTCCGACATTCGAGCAACGCTATTCGAGCAACTTGCTGTTGGATCCCGTCGGCCTGCAAAAGGAGCTTGTGAAGCTCCACTTCCGAAGGGCGCCTGGAAAACTGAGCGCGGATCGGAGCTGA
- the gcvPA gene encoding putative glycine dehydrogenase (decarboxylating) subunit 1: MPYIPHTEADERAMLATIGVDSIDALFREVPPNLVLKDPLNVHEALDEHRLLGKLFELSRENKNLVSDLVCFLGAGMYDRYIPATVGAVISRGEFLTAYTPYQPELSQGYLQTIYEFQTMVAELYGMDLANASMYDGPTSMAEAAILCHGVNGRTKIAVSEAVHPHYRQVMHTYGWSTSLEVVELPQSDGQTQDYTKVDSDTACIVVQYPNFFGEIEDLAAARAAADRAGAMLVVVADPVACALLKPPGAFGADIVVGEGQPLGIAMGFGGPALGLFSCKREHVRRIPGRIVGRTNDAKGTPGFVMTLRTREQDIRREKATSNICTNEALMALSATVYMCALGKNGMRQVAESSARNAHYAISQLGSAGAKRKFGGRIFDEFVVELPRPAKDVQKELIAKGILAGLPLGDYYGSMDNCLLVAVTETRTKAQVDDFAAKLRGVL; this comes from the coding sequence ATGCCTTACATTCCGCATACCGAAGCTGATGAGCGAGCGATGCTCGCAACCATCGGTGTCGATTCGATCGACGCTCTTTTCCGCGAGGTCCCTCCCAATCTGGTGCTCAAAGATCCGCTCAACGTCCACGAGGCTTTGGACGAGCACCGGCTGTTGGGCAAGCTCTTCGAACTCTCCCGAGAGAATAAGAACTTGGTCAGCGATCTCGTCTGCTTTCTCGGCGCCGGAATGTACGACCGCTATATCCCCGCAACGGTTGGCGCGGTCATCTCGCGCGGGGAATTCCTGACGGCTTATACACCCTATCAGCCGGAGCTCTCGCAGGGCTACCTGCAGACGATTTACGAGTTTCAGACAATGGTTGCCGAGCTCTATGGCATGGATCTCGCAAACGCGAGCATGTACGATGGGCCAACGAGCATGGCGGAAGCGGCGATCCTCTGCCACGGTGTGAATGGACGCACCAAGATTGCGGTAAGCGAAGCCGTGCACCCGCACTATCGGCAGGTCATGCACACCTACGGGTGGTCGACATCCCTGGAGGTCGTGGAGCTTCCACAGTCCGATGGCCAGACCCAGGACTACACGAAGGTCGACAGCGACACAGCCTGCATTGTGGTGCAGTATCCGAACTTCTTTGGTGAGATCGAGGATCTTGCCGCTGCGCGTGCTGCCGCCGATCGGGCCGGGGCGATGCTGGTCGTCGTTGCCGATCCGGTCGCATGTGCTTTGCTGAAGCCACCGGGCGCATTCGGAGCGGACATCGTGGTCGGCGAGGGTCAGCCGCTTGGGATCGCCATGGGCTTCGGTGGGCCGGCACTCGGCCTCTTCTCCTGCAAGCGCGAGCACGTGCGACGGATCCCGGGCCGAATCGTGGGGCGGACGAACGACGCAAAGGGAACTCCGGGATTCGTAATGACGCTCCGCACCCGCGAGCAGGACATTCGACGCGAGAAGGCGACATCGAACATCTGCACGAATGAGGCTTTGATGGCCCTATCCGCAACCGTCTATATGTGCGCCCTCGGTAAGAATGGGATGCGCCAGGTCGCGGAATCCTCTGCTCGAAATGCGCACTACGCAATATCCCAGCTCGGAAGCGCGGGCGCGAAGCGAAAGTTCGGCGGGCGAATCTTCGATGAGTTTGTGGTGGAGCTGCCGCGGCCGGCAAAGGACGTGCAGAAAGAGCTGATTGCGAAAGGCATCCTCGCCGGATTGCCGCTCGGCGACTATTACGGCAGCATGGACAACTGCCTCTTGGTCGCGGTGACGGAGACCCGGACAAAGGCGCAGGTCGATGACTTTGCCGCCAAGCTTCGAGGCGTTCTCTAG
- the sufS_2 gene encoding Cysteine desulfurase SufS — protein MLLENAGGSQVPHTVIEAVGDYYRNSYVQLGVAYPESQRATATYNSAHDFMNTVMNGVQVGHTILGASTSVLCRMLADAYLEIMRPGDEVVVCETAHESNFGPWWRLGQHGLEIKTWRLDPDTFECRPSDLRALCNERTRIVAFPHVSNILGKIIDVAEVAAIAHEFGAKVVVDGVAYASHRAPDVAKWHADWYVFSNYKVYGPHMASLFGRNDAFAELTGPNHFFIPKDDVRYKFELGGASHEGCAALLGLRPYLNFLSGQPSEGEMGRSTIEAAYQVMQQHEFPLIEQLLSFLRKYDDIRIIGSDVADNERVGTVSFVHRSMSSKTIVDHLLSSGIAVRNGHMYAYRLCQALGLDPEDGVARVSFVHYNTSEEIDRCCSVLARIL, from the coding sequence GTGCTGCTGGAAAATGCGGGCGGTTCCCAGGTGCCGCACACGGTGATCGAAGCGGTAGGAGACTACTACCGGAACTCCTATGTTCAGCTTGGCGTCGCTTATCCCGAGTCCCAGCGCGCCACCGCTACGTATAACTCTGCGCATGATTTTATGAACACCGTAATGAATGGTGTTCAAGTTGGGCACACCATTCTTGGAGCTTCCACTTCGGTCCTCTGCCGAATGCTCGCCGACGCCTACCTCGAAATCATGCGCCCAGGCGACGAAGTCGTCGTGTGCGAGACCGCCCACGAATCGAACTTTGGACCGTGGTGGAGGCTCGGACAGCACGGTCTCGAAATCAAGACCTGGCGGCTCGATCCTGACACCTTCGAATGCCGCCCCAGCGACCTTCGCGCATTGTGCAATGAAAGGACGCGAATCGTGGCTTTTCCACACGTTTCGAACATTCTGGGGAAAATCATTGACGTAGCCGAGGTCGCAGCTATTGCGCATGAATTCGGTGCAAAGGTTGTAGTCGACGGCGTGGCTTACGCCTCGCACCGGGCTCCGGACGTGGCGAAGTGGCATGCGGACTGGTACGTATTTTCCAATTACAAGGTCTATGGTCCCCACATGGCCTCGCTTTTCGGACGGAACGACGCTTTCGCAGAACTCACCGGACCTAACCACTTCTTCATCCCCAAGGACGACGTTCGTTATAAGTTCGAGTTGGGAGGCGCTTCACATGAAGGCTGCGCTGCCCTTCTTGGCCTTCGGCCATACCTCAACTTCCTATCAGGGCAACCGAGCGAGGGGGAAATGGGGCGTTCGACTATTGAGGCGGCTTACCAGGTCATGCAGCAGCATGAGTTTCCGCTGATCGAACAACTGCTCAGTTTCCTTCGAAAATATGACGATATCCGCATCATCGGGTCCGATGTCGCTGACAATGAACGCGTCGGTACGGTCAGCTTCGTGCACCGCTCCATGTCCAGCAAAACGATTGTGGACCACCTGCTCTCAAGCGGTATTGCCGTGCGAAATGGCCATATGTATGCCTACCGCCTGTGCCAGGCCCTTGGGCTCGACCCGGAAGACGGCGTCGCAAGGGTCAGCTTCGTTCACTACAACACTTCCGAAGAAATAGACCGTTGTTGCAGCGTTCTGGCCCGCATACTGTAA
- the gcvH gene encoding Glycine cleavage system H protein, whose translation MNVPNELKYTKSHEWVRIEGDIATIGITEHAQAELGDIVFVELPNVGRALQNHQTFGTVESVKTVSDLYAPVEGEVVETNPALGGQPELVNSDPYGNGWMIKVRTSGGADHLLDADGYRASLES comes from the coding sequence TTGAACGTCCCCAACGAGCTGAAGTACACGAAGTCGCACGAGTGGGTGCGCATCGAGGGCGACATCGCCACCATCGGTATCACCGAGCATGCCCAGGCGGAGCTAGGCGACATCGTCTTCGTCGAACTGCCCAACGTCGGTCGAGCGCTGCAAAACCATCAGACCTTTGGTACGGTCGAATCGGTCAAAACTGTATCCGACCTGTATGCGCCGGTGGAGGGGGAAGTGGTCGAGACCAATCCCGCTCTTGGCGGGCAGCCAGAGTTGGTGAACAGCGACCCCTATGGTAACGGCTGGATGATCAAGGTGCGAACGTCCGGCGGTGCCGACCACTTACTCGACGCAGACGGATATCGCGCCTCTTTAGAATCTTAA
- the mqnC gene encoding Cyclic dehypoxanthine futalosine synthase yields MATIAPSPPSIELIADKVYAGDRIDADEARLLFDHPNLLDLSALADARRQQKVPGRTATYVIGRILNYTNVCWVRCKFCAFYRVPNHEEGYLLSDEDILAKVGDTVEKGGVEILFQGGLNPKLKIDYYEGIFQKIKAAYSEVILHALSPAEIIYIAHISRLTLRETLVRLKEAGLHSIPGAGGEILVDRVRKIIAPYKDTTDEWLACMRTASELGIRSTASMMFGHVETIDDRIEHLQRIRDLQDECQPFRAFITWNFQPEDTQLQIPQKASGFDYLRTLAVSRIFLDNVDNFQVSFLTQGPKIAQLGLNYGANDFGSVMIEENVVSVAGDKHIVDAVEFERLIRGAGYQPRRRNTRYEVLN; encoded by the coding sequence ATGGCCACGATCGCTCCTTCTCCCCCATCTATCGAACTTATCGCGGATAAGGTTTATGCCGGTGATCGGATCGACGCCGACGAAGCGCGACTCCTGTTTGACCATCCGAATCTCCTCGATCTTTCCGCGTTGGCCGATGCCAGGCGTCAGCAGAAGGTTCCGGGTCGGACGGCCACTTATGTTATCGGCCGCATCCTCAACTACACCAACGTATGTTGGGTTCGCTGCAAGTTCTGCGCGTTTTACCGCGTGCCGAATCATGAGGAAGGGTATTTGCTGAGTGACGAGGACATCCTCGCCAAGGTCGGAGACACCGTGGAGAAGGGCGGTGTCGAAATCCTGTTCCAAGGCGGGTTGAATCCCAAACTTAAGATCGATTACTACGAAGGGATTTTCCAGAAGATCAAGGCTGCCTATTCCGAGGTCATCCTGCATGCTCTGAGTCCGGCAGAGATCATTTATATTGCGCACATCAGCCGGCTGACTCTACGCGAGACGCTTGTTCGATTGAAAGAGGCTGGCTTGCACAGCATTCCTGGGGCGGGCGGCGAGATCCTCGTGGACCGGGTTCGAAAGATCATTGCCCCCTATAAGGACACAACAGACGAGTGGCTCGCCTGCATGAGGACCGCCTCTGAGCTCGGCATACGTTCAACCGCGAGCATGATGTTTGGACATGTCGAGACGATCGACGACCGTATCGAACACCTTCAGCGCATTCGCGACCTCCAAGACGAGTGCCAGCCTTTCCGAGCCTTCATCACCTGGAACTTCCAGCCCGAGGACACGCAGCTCCAGATCCCGCAGAAAGCCAGCGGCTTCGATTACTTGCGAACCTTGGCGGTTTCGAGGATCTTCCTCGACAACGTCGACAATTTTCAGGTCAGCTTCCTGACCCAGGGCCCCAAGATCGCCCAGCTCGGCCTTAACTACGGTGCCAACGATTTCGGCTCGGTGATGATCGAGGAAAATGTGGTCAGTGTCGCGGGTGACAAGCACATCGTCGATGCCGTCGAGTTTGAGCGACTGATTCGGGGTGCGGGCTACCAGCCACGACGCCGCAATACTCGGTACGAAGTCCTCAACTAG
- the ytfQ gene encoding ABC transporter periplasmic-binding protein YtfQ, with protein sequence MNRFNFRITAALVAMGTFLAGCNSGSSDTTTVANGGTTATTEPQTKSDTTSTDGSSATEILTKDGRKAVVGFSQIGAESAWRTANTKSIQEEAAKRGVELKFSDAQQKQENQIKAIRSFIAQGVDVIAFAPVVETGWKQVLEEARDAKIPVIVSDRRPDVPEDLYVTFIGSDFVEEGRMAAEWLAKKMNGKAVIAELTGTPGSAPANDRKKGFAQELAKHPDMTIAFSQTGEFTRSKGKEVMEALLKSPTGAKVNALYAHNDDMALGAIQAIEEAGKKPGEDIIIISIDGVKGAFEAMVAGKLNCTVECNPLLGPMLFDAIAATLAGKELPKRTVIKDGIFDQAVAAKEMPNRKY encoded by the coding sequence ATGAACCGTTTTAACTTTCGGATAACCGCGGCCCTGGTTGCCATGGGCACTTTCCTCGCCGGCTGCAATTCTGGATCCTCCGACACGACGACCGTGGCCAATGGAGGTACCACCGCAACAACCGAGCCCCAGACAAAGAGCGACACCACTTCGACCGATGGAAGCAGTGCAACCGAGATCCTGACCAAGGATGGCAGGAAGGCCGTGGTTGGATTCAGCCAGATTGGCGCCGAAAGCGCTTGGCGAACGGCTAACACAAAGTCGATCCAAGAAGAGGCTGCCAAGCGTGGTGTGGAGCTTAAGTTCTCCGATGCGCAGCAAAAGCAAGAGAACCAGATCAAAGCGATTCGTAGTTTCATCGCCCAAGGGGTCGATGTCATTGCATTTGCGCCCGTCGTCGAGACCGGTTGGAAGCAGGTGTTAGAGGAAGCGAGGGATGCGAAGATCCCGGTCATCGTCTCCGACCGGCGGCCAGATGTGCCCGAAGACCTCTATGTCACGTTCATTGGTTCCGACTTCGTCGAAGAAGGCCGTATGGCGGCCGAATGGCTTGCCAAGAAGATGAACGGCAAGGCGGTGATCGCCGAGCTGACGGGCACGCCAGGCAGTGCCCCCGCGAACGACCGCAAGAAGGGCTTTGCCCAGGAATTGGCGAAGCATCCCGACATGACCATTGCCTTTTCTCAAACGGGCGAATTCACGAGATCCAAGGGCAAGGAAGTGATGGAAGCCCTGCTGAAGAGCCCGACCGGCGCCAAGGTGAACGCGCTCTATGCCCATAACGACGATATGGCGCTTGGCGCGATTCAAGCGATCGAAGAGGCCGGCAAGAAGCCTGGGGAAGACATCATTATCATCTCGATTGATGGCGTCAAGGGTGCCTTCGAGGCGATGGTTGCCGGAAAGCTCAACTGCACCGTCGAATGCAATCCACTGCTCGGCCCTATGCTGTTCGATGCGATCGCCGCGACCCTTGCCGGTAAGGAACTGCCGAAGCGAACGGTGATCAAGGACGGCATTTTCGACCAGGCCGTCGCGGCTAAGGAAATGCCAAACCGAAAGTACTAG
- the ssuB gene encoding Aliphatic sulfonates import ATP-binding protein SsuB, translating to MVRCERLGKRYGRRWIFRNVTFAVSPGDCLVVIGSNGSGKSTLLKTLAGLIPSTEGQCFRGDDRRQDLGYAALDQPVYPVLTVAEHLVLSANLRGCEPRVDELLDEVELGYARDVAGRHLSTGMRARLKFALAIQAEPAAVLLDEPSAGLDARGREIVNDLIERRRERTAFVIATNDPNERKFATHELNLDGRDSGSIP from the coding sequence GTGGTGCGGTGCGAGCGGCTGGGCAAGCGATACGGCCGGCGCTGGATTTTTCGCAACGTGACGTTCGCGGTTTCGCCAGGCGATTGTCTGGTTGTGATCGGTTCGAACGGAAGTGGAAAGAGCACCTTGCTCAAGACCCTGGCCGGCCTCATTCCCTCGACAGAGGGTCAGTGTTTCCGGGGCGACGATCGACGCCAGGACCTCGGCTATGCAGCGCTCGATCAGCCTGTCTATCCGGTGCTGACGGTTGCCGAACACCTGGTTCTTTCCGCTAACCTCAGAGGTTGCGAACCTCGTGTCGATGAGCTTCTCGATGAGGTCGAGCTCGGCTACGCCCGCGACGTGGCGGGTCGCCACCTCTCGACGGGTATGCGGGCGCGACTGAAGTTTGCCCTTGCCATCCAAGCGGAACCGGCGGCGGTCCTGCTCGATGAGCCCAGCGCCGGCTTGGATGCCAGGGGCCGGGAAATCGTCAACGATCTCATAGAACGCCGACGCGAGAGGACCGCTTTCGTTATCGCCACCAACGATCCCAATGAACGCAAATTTGCCACCCACGAGCTCAACTTGGATGGGCGAGATTCGGGCAGTATTCCGTAA
- the mmgC_1 gene encoding Acyl-CoA dehydrogenase — protein MLEKMGEAGMLGVCMPESYGGMGADYISLGIVCEELERADTSARVVLSVHNGLHCMTLLQWGTEEQRRRWLPDLSTGKRIGAFGLTEPNAGSDAANLKTTAVRDGDSYIINGQKAWISLADYADQFLVITRLAESSAKAPYAAFIVDRTTPGFSSKALHGKLGVRAGNTGEIFFQDMRVPQDCRIGEEGDGFKVAMSALDHGRYTVASGAVGIIQACLDACVPYANDRTVQGEPIGSKQLVQQMIAAMVQGREIGRLLYYKVGWMKNQGLRHTRECSLAKWTNCAAAFDAANKAVEIHGAYGYSDEFPVERYFRNSRGAMIYEGTHEIHTLMQAEYELGYRSDKPLSKTLPTWPFETK, from the coding sequence ATGTTGGAAAAAATGGGTGAGGCGGGCATGCTTGGCGTCTGTATGCCCGAGTCCTACGGTGGGATGGGAGCCGACTATATTAGCCTCGGCATCGTATGCGAGGAGCTTGAGCGGGCCGACACCAGTGCCCGCGTCGTCCTCAGCGTCCATAACGGCCTCCACTGCATGACCTTGCTGCAATGGGGCACGGAGGAACAGCGGCGGCGATGGCTGCCCGACTTGTCAACGGGAAAGCGGATCGGTGCCTTTGGGCTCACCGAACCGAACGCCGGATCCGATGCCGCCAATCTCAAGACCACCGCCGTTCGGGACGGCGACAGCTATATCATCAATGGCCAAAAGGCCTGGATTTCACTGGCCGACTATGCGGATCAGTTTTTGGTAATCACTCGGCTGGCCGAATCCTCGGCGAAAGCGCCGTATGCCGCCTTTATCGTCGACCGGACGACCCCCGGGTTCTCTTCAAAGGCTCTTCACGGCAAACTTGGGGTCCGGGCGGGGAACACGGGCGAGATCTTCTTTCAAGACATGAGAGTCCCCCAGGATTGCCGCATCGGGGAGGAAGGCGACGGGTTCAAGGTCGCCATGTCAGCTCTCGATCACGGCCGATATACTGTTGCGTCGGGCGCGGTGGGAATCATTCAAGCTTGCCTCGATGCCTGCGTGCCTTACGCCAATGACCGCACCGTTCAGGGAGAACCGATCGGCTCGAAGCAGCTCGTCCAGCAGATGATTGCCGCCATGGTCCAAGGACGGGAAATCGGCAGACTTCTTTATTACAAGGTTGGATGGATGAAGAACCAGGGCCTCCGCCACACCCGTGAGTGCAGCCTTGCCAAGTGGACGAACTGTGCGGCGGCCTTCGACGCGGCTAACAAGGCGGTCGAGATCCATGGTGCTTACGGCTATAGCGATGAATTCCCCGTCGAGCGCTACTTCCGCAATTCTCGTGGAGCGATGATTTATGAGGGCACCCACGAAATCCACACGTTGATGCAGGCCGAATATGAGTTAGGCTACCGATCGGACAAGCCGCTTTCAAAGACCTTACCGACTTGGCCATTTGAGACGAAGTGA
- the ulaF gene encoding L-ribulose-5-phosphate 4-epimerase UlaF: MRGAVCRANRLLPASGLVTAHSGNVSGLDRASGVVYIKPSGFDYEALTEDDIVAVDLETGTSQGDLRPSVDLPHHLFLYRNLEGIGGIVHTHSNYATAFAACGMSIPAVLTAIADEFGGEIPCAPYVDNEGDHIGHSILQHRSTRAPAILLANHGVFAWGETAEAALKAAIMVEDTAKTVFLAMQIGRPHPLPPDEVEKWWDRYQNRYGQTERT, encoded by the coding sequence GTGAGGGGCGCGGTGTGCAGGGCGAATCGCTTGCTGCCAGCGAGTGGTTTGGTGACGGCACATTCGGGAAATGTAAGCGGACTGGATCGGGCATCGGGGGTGGTCTATATCAAGCCTAGTGGCTTCGATTACGAGGCCCTGACTGAAGATGACATCGTTGCGGTCGACCTCGAAACGGGTACCAGCCAAGGCGACCTGCGCCCAAGCGTCGACCTGCCCCATCACCTCTTCCTGTACCGGAACCTTGAAGGTATTGGGGGCATTGTCCACACCCACAGCAATTACGCGACCGCGTTTGCGGCTTGTGGGATGTCAATTCCCGCCGTTCTCACGGCGATTGCCGATGAATTCGGAGGAGAGATTCCGTGTGCGCCCTACGTGGACAACGAGGGAGACCATATCGGACATTCGATTCTGCAACATCGCTCGACGCGCGCTCCCGCGATCTTGCTCGCCAATCACGGCGTGTTTGCCTGGGGGGAGACCGCCGAGGCAGCATTAAAGGCCGCAATCATGGTCGAAGACACCGCGAAGACGGTGTTTCTTGCCATGCAAATAGGAAGGCCCCACCCCCTGCCGCCCGATGAGGTCGAAAAGTGGTGGGACCGGTACCAAAACCGCTACGGGCAAACCGAGCGAACCTAG
- the araB gene encoding Ribulokinase, with product MPQTTFSLGVDYGTNSVRALIVDTRDGREVGSAVWNYRHGEDGIVLDAKDPHLARQHPQDYFDGFSAAVKAALEIASADREFQKDKIVGIGVDTTGSTPVPVDARGTPLACIADFGDDPNAMAWLWKDHTAWAEAGEITELAERRDEPYLKKCGGTYSSEWFWSKILHCARVAPAVFEKAFSWVECQDLVPAWLTGETDPLKLKRGVCAAGHKAMFHADWGGLPSEAFLRELDPRLPGLRSRLYQRTHTADQEAGKLTAERAADSNLPAGVPVAVGAFDAHLGAVGSGVCLGTMVKIMGTSTCDILVGDESLPDIPGVCGMVPGSVIPGQIGIEAGQSAVGDLFNWCAKQLHGGENAHAELNRDAAKLRPGESGLLALDWNNGNRTILVDPLLTGLLIGQTLHSTPAEIYRALIEATAFGARKILERIESYGVAVERIVVCGGVAVKSELTLQIYADVCNRPIQVSRTEHTCALGAAICGSVVGGVHADIPAAIAAMTGIKPTVYLPSASAGLYDRLFKLYSRLHDAFGIRGTESDLSGVMKELLSISKEARA from the coding sequence TTGCCCCAGACCACTTTTTCCCTTGGAGTTGATTACGGCACCAACAGCGTCCGAGCCCTGATAGTCGACACCCGCGATGGTAGGGAAGTCGGTTCAGCAGTTTGGAACTACCGGCACGGCGAGGATGGCATCGTTCTCGACGCGAAAGATCCCCACCTGGCCCGCCAGCATCCGCAGGATTACTTCGACGGTTTCTCGGCGGCTGTCAAGGCAGCGCTGGAGATAGCGAGCGCTGACCGTGAATTCCAGAAGGACAAGATCGTGGGTATCGGCGTGGATACCACCGGCTCGACGCCGGTCCCAGTGGATGCTCGGGGAACGCCGCTGGCTTGCATCGCCGACTTCGGCGACGATCCGAACGCCATGGCCTGGTTGTGGAAGGACCACACCGCATGGGCTGAGGCAGGGGAGATAACCGAACTGGCAGAGCGGCGGGATGAGCCCTATCTGAAAAAGTGCGGCGGAACCTACTCTTCGGAGTGGTTCTGGTCGAAAATCCTTCACTGTGCCAGGGTCGCCCCGGCGGTATTCGAGAAGGCTTTCTCGTGGGTGGAATGCCAGGATCTCGTCCCTGCCTGGTTGACGGGAGAAACGGATCCCCTCAAGCTCAAGAGGGGAGTATGCGCGGCGGGACACAAGGCGATGTTTCACGCCGATTGGGGAGGACTTCCCTCAGAGGCGTTCCTGCGGGAGCTAGATCCACGGCTTCCCGGTCTGCGTTCGCGCCTCTACCAGCGAACCCATACCGCCGACCAAGAAGCCGGCAAGTTGACCGCGGAAAGAGCGGCTGATTCCAATTTGCCGGCGGGGGTCCCTGTGGCTGTCGGCGCCTTCGATGCCCACCTCGGGGCGGTCGGCAGCGGTGTCTGTCTTGGCACGATGGTGAAGATTATGGGGACCAGCACCTGCGATATCCTCGTTGGCGACGAATCCCTTCCTGACATTCCTGGCGTGTGTGGCATGGTCCCGGGCTCGGTCATACCGGGCCAGATCGGAATTGAGGCGGGCCAGTCGGCTGTGGGCGACCTTTTCAACTGGTGTGCAAAGCAGCTTCATGGTGGAGAGAATGCTCATGCCGAGTTGAATCGCGACGCCGCCAAGCTGAGGCCCGGCGAGAGTGGCCTGCTCGCTCTCGACTGGAACAACGGCAACCGCACGATACTGGTGGACCCCCTGCTAACCGGTCTGCTGATCGGTCAGACCCTGCATTCCACGCCCGCCGAGATCTATCGCGCCCTTATTGAAGCGACCGCCTTCGGCGCCCGCAAGATACTCGAGCGAATCGAGTCCTATGGGGTTGCCGTCGAACGCATTGTCGTGTGTGGCGGGGTCGCGGTAAAGAGCGAACTCACGCTTCAGATCTATGCCGACGTGTGCAATCGGCCGATTCAGGTGAGTCGCACGGAGCACACCTGTGCCCTGGGCGCCGCGATCTGCGGGTCAGTGGTGGGCGGTGTCCATGCCGACATTCCGGCTGCCATTGCGGCGATGACGGGCATCAAGCCGACGGTCTATCTCCCTAGCGCTTCGGCCGGACTCTACGACCGGCTATTCAAGCTGTACTCGCGCCTCCACGACGCCTTCGGCATCCGAGGAACCGAGTCCGACCTTAGCGGAGTCATGAAGGAGTTGTTGTCCATTTCGAAGGAGGCGCGGGCGTGA